One genomic region from Prionailurus bengalensis isolate Pbe53 chromosome C1, Fcat_Pben_1.1_paternal_pri, whole genome shotgun sequence encodes:
- the PERM1 gene encoding PGC-1 and ERR-induced regulator in muscle protein 1 yields the protein MENFQYSIQLSDQDWAEFAATTEECGLPQASLASADELLSSDIDQGDSSGHSPPGPPPLLEGQPAAGGRGWPGFKKEDKAAARPLVSRSWREPVLALGADQQMPGTSAQSEALPSLASDAAPLGHSSSLPGPASSRDEMQRLLQGPAPQDPDPSPPGESPQSPESPGCTTAPQRPPGTPGAAPRSPGRKKRHAAGAKGGRCSNTPGSAPTHLGSLLPAEARPKEDLGLAGSRGKGLSAGTAEQTPGTRQNGLSPESAGAPAQMTKQGTDLGLSTPVPTTEQGTDPLRMTPRAEPHTASTPAQETHPDISEAKSDVAASTLASKLQPDMALSTPAPKSRLDMDLPVVGPVVKPEVDSSTLALPHLVSKTRSDAGVSTPAPLPRAGPDLVEVEAAPMARLCLSSVVSPGGHQQKPRGEPSAGAPGHHSGEPPPPGSVQAPKKKRVRFSMAVPSPKEPGLGETSGPPSPATARPAPPRTAAGGRDRPGGWDAVAVGPRSPQPRILKHLPSPPPSASVGSRPRSSFAVTLPEAYEFFFCDTIEEEDKDAVEAAEADQALAGVQWPDTCEFFFQDRRAQRSGHWGGHSVAHPPQAEPVPACPPGDPVPISIPEAYEHFLGEDVSGGVLELAALLQLQATEPPGSVPWGVGSGTSPEPSPVTAEQLSLAVRQAGEPREPLTSFTFSQNDMCLVFVAFATWAVRTSDLHTPDAWKTVLLANIGTISAIHYFRRHVGQGRRSRRPGRSRSPSPSW from the exons ATGGAAAACTTCCAGTACAGCATCCAGCTGAGTGACCAGGACTGGGCCGAGTTTGCAGCCACGACTGAAGAGTGTGGCCTCCCGCAGGCCAGCCTGGCCTCTGCGGATGAGCTCTTGTCCAGTGACATTGACCAAGGGGACAGCAGTGGCCACAGTCCCCCTGGGCCTCCACCCCTCCTCGAGGGGCAGCCggctgctggggggaggggctggcctggTTTCAAGAAGGAGGACAAGGCCGCCGCCCGGCCACTGGTCAGCAGGTCTTGGCGTGAGCCTGTCTTGGCCCTGGGGGCTGATCAGCAGATGCCCGGCACGTCCGCACAGTCAGAAGCTTTGCCGTCCCTCGCATCTGACGCCGCCCCTCTAGGTCACAGCTCGTCGCTCCCAGGGCCAGCGTCTTCCAGAGACGAGATGCAGAGACTTCTGCAGGGGCCAGCCCCCCAGGACCCTGATCCTAGTCCCCCTGGTGAGTCTCCTCAGAGCCCCGAGTCTCCCGGCTGCACCACTGCTCCCCAGAGGCCCCCCGGCACTCCTGGAGCCGCGCCACGCAGCCCTGGCCGAAAGAAGAGGCACGCGGCCGGAGCCAAGGGGGGCCGGTGCTCGAATACTCCGGGCTCTGCTCCCACCCACCTGGGCTCCCTGCTGCCTGCTGAGGCCAGGCCCAAGGAGGACCTTGGTCTGGCTGGGTCCAGGGGGAAGGGTCTCTCGGCTGGAACAGCAGAGCAGACACCAGGAACCAGGCAGAATGGACTGAGTCCAGAGTCTGCAGGAGCGCCTGCGCAGATGACCAAGCAAGGAACAGATTTGGGTCTGTCTACACCAGTCCCTACGACTGAGCAAGGTACAGACCCACTCAGAATGACGCCCAGAGCCGAGCCACACACCGCGTCCACACCTGCCCAGGAGACTCATCCAGATATCTCCGAAGCTAAGTCAGATGTGGCTGCGTCTACACTCGCCTCCAAGCTTCAACCTGACATGGCTCTGTCTACACCTGCCCCCAAGTCTAGACTGGACATGGACCTACCTGTGGTGGGCCCAGTGGTTAAGCCAGAGGTGGACTCATCTACACTTGCTCTGCCTCACCTTGTTTCCAAGACCCGGTCCGATGCAGGTGTGTCTACACCTGCTCCCCTTCCCCGGGCTGGGCCTGACTTGGTGGAGGTGGAGGCTGCCCCAATGGCCAGGCTGTGTTTGAGCTCTGTTGTGTCTCCAGGAGGACACCAACAGAAACCCAGAGGGGAGCCTTcagcaggtgcccctggacatcACTCGGGGGAGccccccccaccaggctctgTTCAAGCACCCAAGAAGAAGAGAGTGCGATTTTCCATGGCCGTGCCCAGCCCCAAGGAGCCAGGTTTGGGAGAAACCTCAGGCCCACCCTCACCAGCCACAGCCCGGCCCGCGCCTCCCAGGACAGCAGCCGGGGGCCGAGACAGGCCTGGAGGCTGGGATGCCGTGGCAGTCGGGCCCCGGTCCCCCCAGCCTCGGATCCTCAAAcacctgccttcccctcccccctctgcctctgtggGGTCTAGGCCCAGGAGCAGCTTTGCAGTGACCCTCCCAGAGGCCTACGAGTTCTTTTTTTGTGACACTATTGAGGAGGAGGATAAAGATGCCGTGGAGGCGGCAGAAGCTGACCAGGCGCTGGCCGGAGTACAGTGGCCGGACACGTGCGAGTTCTTCTTCCAGGACCGCCGAGCCCAGAGGTCAGGGCACTGGGGGGGCCACTCCGTGGCCCACCCCCCACAAGCTGAGCCTGTGCCAGCCTGTCCGCCTGGAGACCCCGTGCCCATCTCCATCCCCGAGGCCTATGAACACTTCCTTGGGGAGGACGTGTCGGGGGGCGTGCTAGAGCTGGCTGCCCTTCTCCAGCTGCAGGCCACAGAGCCTCCCGGGTCGGTCCCCTGGGGAGTGGGGTCTGGAACCTCACCAGAGCCTAGCCCAGTCACAGCAGAGCAGCTCAGCCTGGCAGTCAGGCAAGCAG GAGAGCCCCGGGAGCCTCTCACCTCATTTACCTTCAGCCAGAACGACATGTGCCTGGTGTTCGTAGCCTTTGCCACCTGGGCTGTGAGAACGTCAGATCTGCACACCCCAGACGCCTGGAAAACAG TCTTGTTGGCCAACATCGGTACCATCTCCGCCATCCACTACTTCCGCCGGCACGTGGGGCAGGGGCGCCGCAGCCGCAGGCCCGGCCGCAgccgcagccccagccccagctggtAG